From a single Fusobacterium ulcerans ATCC 49185 genomic region:
- a CDS encoding sugar transferase — MKRQSSKILMIVLQFIFYFLINKIFKVPDRIMYNTFFIYLVLNLTKNMYSFKTILIWEELKKQLFVHTEYLIIMLINDAAFWGSKYIPVHLIVGITFTFFNLIIIKIIRNIFRKSLEKRLLIIGIGNTARELTHVIKENNFTMYNLLGYISANSLEGVNQGIKVEEEKILGNCCDIERVIEENKINEVIIALPLADNKQMSEIINRLDGKVNKIKFTPELNGTYTFNATIEDYDGIMLVSSYNGMNRRTNRFLKRSFDIVTGIVGCLVFSMLYLIYAPRIKKDGGKAMFLHTRIGQYLKTFKMYKFRTMYADAEKRLEEMLSKDEKLKEEFYKNFKLKDDPRITEVGKFLRKTSLDEFPQFINVIKGEMSFVGPRPVVQKEVGMYYGEENSKKIFMVKPGITGMWQANGRSDVENYDERIALDLYYIRNWSLWLDIIITVKTIKNVIGKRGAY; from the coding sequence GTGAAAAGACAGAGTTCAAAGATTTTAATGATAGTATTACAATTCATATTCTATTTTTTAATAAATAAAATATTTAAAGTTCCAGATAGAATTATGTACAACACTTTCTTTATCTATCTTGTATTAAACCTTACTAAGAACATGTATTCCTTTAAAACTATACTAATATGGGAAGAATTGAAAAAACAACTATTTGTACATACTGAATATCTCATAATAATGCTGATAAATGATGCAGCATTCTGGGGAAGCAAGTATATACCAGTTCATCTGATAGTGGGAATAACATTTACCTTCTTTAACTTAATCATAATAAAAATCATAAGAAATATATTTAGAAAATCATTGGAAAAAAGACTTCTCATCATAGGAATTGGAAATACAGCCAGAGAACTGACTCATGTAATAAAAGAAAATAATTTTACAATGTACAACTTACTGGGATATATATCAGCTAATTCTTTAGAGGGAGTTAATCAAGGTATAAAAGTAGAAGAAGAAAAGATACTGGGGAACTGCTGTGATATTGAAAGAGTAATAGAAGAAAATAAAATAAATGAAGTAATAATAGCTCTCCCACTAGCAGATAATAAACAGATGTCAGAGATAATAAATAGATTGGATGGAAAAGTAAATAAGATAAAATTTACACCAGAGTTAAATGGAACATATACTTTTAACGCAACTATAGAAGACTATGATGGAATAATGCTTGTATCTTCATACAATGGAATGAATAGAAGAACAAATAGATTTCTAAAGAGAAGTTTTGATATAGTGACAGGAATAGTAGGATGCTTAGTCTTTTCTATGCTTTACCTTATATATGCCCCAAGGATAAAAAAGGATGGAGGAAAAGCAATGTTTCTTCATACCAGAATAGGACAATATTTAAAAACTTTTAAGATGTATAAGTTTAGGACTATGTATGCTGATGCAGAAAAAAGATTGGAAGAGATGTTATCTAAGGATGAAAAACTAAAAGAGGAATTCTATAAGAATTTTAAATTGAAAGATGATCCAAGAATAACAGAGGTGGGAAAATTTTTAAGAAAGACATCATTAGATGAATTTCCACAATTTATAAATGTAATAAAAGGAGAAATGTCATTTGTAGGTCCAAGACCTGTAGTGCAAAAAGAAGTAGGTATGTACTATGGTGAAGAAAACAGCAAAAAGATATTTATGGTAAAACCAGGAATAACAGGAATGTGGCAGGCAAATGGAAGGTCAGATGTTGAGAACTATGATGAAAGAATAGCATTGGATCTTTACTATATAAGAAACTGGTCATTGTGGCTGGACATAATAATAACAGTGAAAACAATAAAGAATGTTATTGGAAAAAGGGGGGCATATTGA
- a CDS encoding glycosyltransferase family 2 protein: MLKSILIITYGREKELYETLRDIYPYEKDDLEVLLLDNNETNYRKEKIIKIFEKSKVKLRYFHDGMNYGVALGRNYVIEKAKGEILVTLDDDIEIKDINSLIYKIENYFKELPEVGCLAFNIKNFYTRKPLRHEIPHGNKNLDFSKNLETYYFIGAGHAIRKKVYEECGKYPNNLGKYGGEEEDLSYRIVEKYKIQYCSDLEIFHKVSQNGRITRKEEDYLRYRNKIIVRSRYLLPQYQISNYIIWSLYYLLKKNGKLKEVVDTGKQLNSITKIENSRKKYLNKKLKKLKARILY, encoded by the coding sequence GTGTTAAAGTCAATATTAATTATAACTTATGGTAGAGAAAAAGAATTGTATGAAACGTTAAGAGATATTTATCCATATGAAAAAGATGATTTAGAAGTTTTATTATTGGATAATAATGAAACTAATTATAGAAAAGAAAAAATAATTAAAATTTTTGAAAAAAGTAAAGTAAAACTAAGATATTTCCATGATGGAATGAATTATGGAGTAGCTTTAGGAAGAAATTATGTTATAGAAAAAGCAAAGGGAGAAATATTAGTAACTTTAGATGATGATATTGAAATTAAAGATATAAATTCTTTAATTTATAAGATTGAAAATTATTTTAAAGAATTACCAGAAGTAGGATGCTTAGCTTTTAATATAAAAAATTTTTATACTAGAAAGCCTTTAAGGCATGAAATTCCTCATGGAAATAAAAATTTGGATTTTTCAAAAAATTTGGAAACTTATTACTTCATTGGAGCTGGACATGCTATAAGAAAAAAAGTATATGAAGAATGTGGAAAATATCCTAATAATTTAGGAAAATATGGTGGAGAAGAAGAAGATCTTTCTTACAGAATAGTAGAAAAGTACAAAATACAGTACTGTAGTGATTTGGAAATATTTCATAAAGTTTCTCAGAATGGAAGAATAACTAGAAAAGAAGAAGATTATCTTAGATATAGGAACAAAATTATAGTAAGAAGCAGATATTTACTTCCACAATATCAAATATCAAATTACATAATTTGGAGTCTTTATTATTTATTGAAAAAAAATGGAAAATTAAAGGAAGTAGTAGATACAGGAAAACAATTGAATAGTATAACAAAAATAGAAAATTCTAGAAAAAAATACTTGAATAAAAAATTAAAAAAATTAAAAGCAAGAATTTTATACTGA
- a CDS encoding glycosyltransferase family 2 protein translates to MEPLVSIITPVYNAEEFLEETILSVLNQTYENWELILIDDCSKDDSYKIIERYLGIDKRIKYLKNKRNSGPAVTRNNGINISKGKYIAFLDSDDLWYKDKLKNQINFMVEEGLKISHGNYYFCNLEGKILKKVTVDKEIDYKKLLLGNQFKTMTMIIEKKILNKKLFPNIKHEDYAFFLNILKQGNISVKNEYYDSICRIGKVSISSNKLKSAIWTWKIYREYEKLNLVKSCYYFINYTLRGIRKYK, encoded by the coding sequence ATGGAACCTTTAGTAAGTATAATTACTCCAGTATATAATGCAGAAGAATTTTTAGAAGAAACCATATTATCAGTTTTGAATCAAACATATGAAAATTGGGAATTAATATTAATAGATGATTGTTCAAAAGATGATAGTTATAAAATTATAGAAAGATATTTAGGAATAGATAAAAGAATAAAATATCTAAAAAATAAGAGAAATAGTGGTCCAGCTGTTACAAGAAATAATGGAATAAATATTTCTAAAGGAAAATATATAGCTTTTTTAGATAGTGATGACCTTTGGTATAAAGATAAGTTAAAAAATCAAATTAATTTCATGGTGGAAGAAGGATTAAAAATCAGCCATGGAAATTATTACTTTTGTAACTTAGAAGGGAAAATTTTAAAAAAAGTAACTGTAGATAAAGAAATTGATTATAAAAAATTATTATTAGGAAATCAATTTAAAACAATGACTATGATTATAGAAAAAAAAATTCTGAATAAAAAATTGTTTCCTAATATAAAACATGAAGATTATGCTTTTTTTCTTAATATTTTAAAACAAGGAAATATTTCTGTTAAAAATGAATATTATGACTCTATTTGTAGAATAGGAAAAGTAAGTATATCTTCAAATAAATTAAAAAGTGCAATATGGACATGGAAGATATATAGAGAATATGAAAAATTAAACTTAGTAAAAAGTTGTTATTATTTTATTAATTATACTTTGAGAGGAATAAGAAAATATAAATAA